One genomic segment of Flavobacteriaceae bacterium includes these proteins:
- a CDS encoding DUF2520 domain-containing protein, with product MISVAIVGHGNIGTHLYNVFSTANHVKVIHISPRDLSALKEIDITFIAVPDNVIGKISSQIKNSFVVHTSGSVNVSDLKNSGRKGVFYPLQTFTKGKAVDFSDVPICVEAENHQDLILLEKLAKIISNRIYHIHSEQRKYIHIAAVFVNNFVNHLYTIAHDICKEHEIPYDMLRPLIKETADKINKLSPAEAQTGPAKRNDIFTIQNHLNLLNRHQQEIYTKLTASIQNYGKKL from the coding sequence ATGATTTCAGTAGCAATAGTTGGCCATGGAAATATAGGAACTCATTTATATAATGTTTTTTCCACTGCTAATCATGTTAAAGTTATTCATATTAGTCCCAGAGATTTATCTGCCTTAAAAGAGATTGATATAACTTTTATTGCAGTTCCCGATAATGTGATAGGTAAAATTTCGAGTCAGATAAAAAATTCTTTCGTCGTACATACTTCAGGTAGTGTCAATGTATCGGATCTTAAAAATTCGGGAAGAAAAGGTGTATTTTACCCTTTACAAACATTTACCAAGGGAAAGGCTGTTGATTTTTCCGATGTCCCCATTTGCGTGGAAGCTGAAAATCACCAGGACTTGATTTTATTAGAGAAACTGGCAAAAATAATTAGCAATCGTATTTATCATATACATTCCGAACAACGAAAATACATTCATATAGCAGCGGTTTTTGTCAATAATTTTGTAAATCATTTGTATACTATCGCTCATGATATCTGTAAAGAACATGAAATTCCTTATGATATGCTACGGCCATTAATTAAAGAAACAGCCGATAAAATTAATAAGCTGTCTCCTGCGGAAGCTCAAACCGGGCCTGCAAAAAGAAATGACATCTTTACCATCCAAAATCATTTAAATTTGTTAAACCGACATCAACAAGAAATATATACCAAACTCACAGCATCTATTCAAAATTATGGAAAAAAGCTATAA
- a CDS encoding HAD hydrolase family protein: MEKSYKLYLSQIDTFIFDVDGVLTNGTVTIMPDGELVRQMNIKDGYALKTAIYKGYRIYIISGGTNEGVRTRLKNLGMTDIFLGVHDKIKQYFELVNRDDLHSENVLYMGDDIPDYPVMKVVGMPCCPNDAVPEIQKISKYVSNKKGGEGCVRDIIEQVMRVQEKWDSCFDAKYD; encoded by the coding sequence ATGGAAAAAAGCTATAAATTATACCTATCTCAAATCGATACTTTTATTTTTGATGTCGATGGTGTTCTTACTAACGGAACCGTAACCATAATGCCTGACGGTGAACTGGTCAGACAAATGAATATTAAGGACGGATATGCTTTAAAAACTGCTATTTATAAGGGATATAGGATATACATCATTTCAGGGGGAACTAATGAAGGGGTTAGAACGCGGTTAAAAAATCTTGGAATGACTGATATTTTTTTAGGCGTCCATGATAAAATCAAACAATACTTTGAATTGGTTAACAGGGATGACTTACATTCGGAAAATGTACTGTATATGGGAGATGATATTCCGGATTACCCTGTAATGAAAGTAGTTGGGATGCCTTGTTGCCCCAATGATGCAGTACCGGAAATACAAAAAATTTCCAAATATGTTTCAAATAAAAAGGGCGGAGAAGGTTGTGTTCGTGACATCATAGAACAGGTAATGCGTGTACAAGAAAAATGGGATTCCTGTTTTGATGCGAAATATGATTGA
- a CDS encoding tyrosine-type recombinase/integrase, with product MVTIKATLKKNQDKSGKYPLVIRITKDRKSVFINTNQRIDAKHWDNTQHRVKKSHPTSQRLNRQIADVHDYALTILQTNPHITALQIKQQYQAQTQATELATRIKTITRNLNRHLEKIQEKAGIEKKLSMHIAHHTFESLAGGSIPVQVLQKLYRHFSITTTVNYQRNFIHEETDEALEKVVNF from the coding sequence ATGGTGACTATCAAAGCGACCCTCAAAAAGAACCAAGATAAGTCAGGAAAATACCCACTCGTCATTAGAATTACCAAAGACCGTAAGTCTGTTTTTATCAATACCAATCAACGGATTGATGCCAAACATTGGGATAATACCCAGCACCGAGTGAAAAAATCACACCCGACCAGTCAACGCCTCAATCGTCAAATCGCCGATGTGCACGATTATGCCCTTACCATTCTCCAAACGAATCCACACATCACGGCTTTGCAAATCAAACAGCAATACCAAGCGCAAACGCAAGCCACCGAACTTGCTACCAGAATCAAAACCATTACGAGGAACCTCAATCGACATCTAGAAAAAATCCAGGAAAAAGCAGGCATTGAGAAGAAACTCTCTATGCATATTGCTCACCATACCTTTGAGAGTTTGGCGGGCGGGAGTATTCCCGTCCAGGTCCTCCAGAAGCTATATCGTCATTTCTCAATTACTACGACGGTAAACTATCAACGGAACTTTATTCACGAAGAAACCGATGAAGCCCTCGAAAAGGTGGTGAATTTTTAG
- a CDS encoding MATE family efflux transporter, with product MSTINQNSMIKFLLLFKDAVSGKQKDFTTGSIRRAVFMLSIPMILEMLMESIFALVDIIFVSRISENAVATVGLTESVLTLVYAVAIGLSMAATAIVARRTGEKDTEGANQAAAQVVFLGVFVALIISVIGILYPKEILSIMGGDTNLIEEGYGYTQVLLGGNITVMLLFLINAVFRGAGDASIAMWTLILSNGLNIILDPMFIFGFGPIPAYGVEGAAIATTTGRGVAVVAQLIILFYGAGKIKLAFKDMIIRVAIMLNLIKVSIGGIFQFFIATASWVFLMRIMSEFGSEVLAGYTIAIRIMMFTLMPAWGMSNAAATLVGQNLGAQKPDRAASSVWKTGKYCAVFMGLVSLIYIFFASGFLSWFSDNPVVVKNGSLCLQVIAAGYIFYAYGMVIIQAFNGAGDTKTPTYINFVCFFLFQLPFAYLTSIYLDFGPAGVFWAITSAEILIAAIGIWYFKKGKWKTTQV from the coding sequence ATGTCAACAATCAACCAAAACAGTATGATAAAGTTTCTTTTGCTTTTTAAGGACGCAGTATCCGGCAAGCAAAAAGATTTTACTACAGGAAGCATTCGCAGAGCTGTTTTTATGCTCTCTATCCCGATGATTCTGGAAATGTTGATGGAATCCATTTTTGCTTTGGTAGACATTATTTTTGTATCCCGAATTAGTGAAAATGCAGTTGCAACGGTAGGTCTTACCGAATCCGTGTTGACGTTGGTGTATGCCGTAGCCATAGGTTTGAGTATGGCTGCCACGGCAATTGTAGCCAGGAGAACCGGCGAAAAAGATACGGAAGGAGCAAATCAGGCTGCTGCCCAGGTGGTTTTTTTGGGTGTATTTGTCGCCTTGATCATTAGTGTCATTGGCATTTTGTATCCCAAAGAAATACTGTCAATAATGGGAGGTGATACGAATCTTATAGAAGAAGGCTACGGGTATACGCAAGTACTGTTGGGCGGAAATATAACAGTCATGCTATTATTCCTGATCAATGCGGTTTTCAGGGGGGCCGGAGACGCCTCTATTGCCATGTGGACGCTTATTCTGTCAAATGGGCTGAACATTATTTTAGATCCTATGTTTATATTTGGATTTGGCCCGATACCGGCCTACGGAGTAGAAGGGGCAGCTATTGCAACTACTACCGGAAGGGGTGTTGCAGTGGTTGCACAGTTAATTATCTTATTCTATGGTGCCGGAAAAATTAAATTGGCTTTCAAAGATATGATCATCAGAGTTGCTATCATGCTAAACTTAATCAAGGTGTCTATTGGCGGGATTTTCCAATTTTTTATTGCCACAGCCAGTTGGGTATTCTTAATGCGTATCATGTCTGAATTTGGTAGCGAAGTGCTTGCAGGCTACACCATAGCTATTCGTATCATGATGTTTACCCTAATGCCCGCTTGGGGCATGAGTAATGCTGCCGCAACGCTGGTTGGGCAAAATCTGGGCGCACAAAAACCGGACAGAGCGGCATCTTCTGTCTGGAAGACAGGAAAATACTGCGCGGTGTTTATGGGGCTGGTTTCTTTGATTTACATCTTTTTTGCTTCCGGTTTTTTAAGCTGGTTTAGCGATAATCCGGTAGTTGTCAAAAACGGATCGCTGTGTTTACAGGTAATTGCGGCAGGATATATTTTCTATGCTTACGGTATGGTAATCATTCAAGCTTTCAACGGAGCCGGAGATACAAAAACACCTACGTATATTAATTTTGTATGCTTTTTCTTATTTCAACTACCCTTTGCCTATTTGACGTCGATTTATTTGGATTTCGGGCCCGCAGGCGTATTTTGGGCAATTACTTCTGCCGAAATATTGATAGCTGCCATCGGAATTTGGTATTTTAAAAAAGGGAAGTGGAAAACAACGCAGGTTTGA